In the Klebsiella aerogenes KCTC 2190 genome, one interval contains:
- a CDS encoding LysR family transcriptional regulator — protein MHLRGLDLNLLIILDVLLAERNVTRTGERVHLSQSATSGALSRLREFFDDQLLVQVGQRMELTPFAEMLADEVHDVISKCEAIVDKNQKFEPETSTRTFRLNISDASATVVMNNAISLIQQQAPHVRLDISSIIDGPISEYLNIGVIDLIVTPSNLISSQHPAEYLFDDQFVCVVWSGNPLCQNGINVDDYLSSGHIVARFSKMIGWSLDEVFLSQSGYQRRIDIIVPSFSMLMTQLIGTNLIATVHERFARYYANFLPITIFPCPIISEPFDMKLQWHRHHDGDLGIQWLRQILHKSVSNIEPLS, from the coding sequence ATGCATCTTCGTGGTTTAGATCTTAATCTACTGATTATTCTTGATGTGCTTTTAGCGGAGCGCAATGTGACTCGCACCGGTGAACGCGTGCATTTGAGCCAATCTGCGACATCAGGAGCCTTATCAAGACTTAGAGAATTTTTCGACGACCAGTTGCTTGTTCAGGTCGGCCAGCGTATGGAGCTAACACCATTTGCCGAAATGCTTGCAGACGAGGTACACGATGTTATTAGCAAATGTGAAGCAATTGTTGATAAAAATCAAAAGTTTGAACCTGAAACGTCAACTCGTACATTCCGATTAAACATTTCTGATGCATCAGCCACTGTTGTGATGAACAACGCAATATCACTCATACAGCAACAAGCCCCGCATGTTCGACTGGACATATCATCCATTATTGACGGCCCGATTAGCGAGTATCTGAATATAGGCGTTATCGACCTTATCGTTACACCCTCTAATTTGATATCCTCCCAGCATCCAGCAGAATATCTTTTTGATGACCAATTTGTCTGCGTCGTATGGTCAGGTAACCCATTGTGTCAAAATGGTATAAATGTTGACGATTACCTATCCAGCGGTCATATCGTCGCGAGATTCAGCAAAATGATTGGATGGTCACTTGATGAGGTATTCCTTAGCCAGTCAGGATACCAACGACGAATTGACATTATTGTACCCTCTTTCAGTATGCTAATGACACAACTGATTGGAACCAATTTGATAGCAACAGTTCATGAGCGTTTTGCTCGTTATTACGCCAATTTCCTCCCAATAACAATATTCCCATGCCCGATAATTTCTGAACCTTTTGATATGAAGTTGCAATGGCACAGGCACCATGATGGCGATCTCGGTATTCAATGGTTACGCCAGATCCTGCATAAGTCTGTATCGAATATAGAACCGCTTAGTTAA
- the glk gene encoding glucokinase: protein MSKFILVGDVGGTNARLALCDVADGKISHIHTYSANDYATLQDVITHYLEGQHVTVDEACIAIACPITNDWVDMTNHSWAFSINSMKLNLGLTHLEVINDFKAVSMSIPMLKDSDLLKLGGGNPERNKPVAVYGAGTGLGVCHLIQSENQVISLPGEGGHVDFAPNSEEEDRILSVLRKDHGRISYERVLSGPGLVNLYKGIVKVDGRIPEKLKPKDITDRALANECVDCRRALSLFCILLGRFGGNLALTMGTFGGVYIAGGIVPRFLEFFKSSGFRNAFEDKGRFCEYLKDIPVFLITNPQPGLLGAGAHMRQFLGYSLN from the coding sequence ATGTCTAAATTTATACTTGTTGGCGATGTCGGCGGTACAAATGCCAGGCTAGCTCTGTGCGATGTGGCTGACGGTAAAATCTCGCATATCCATACCTATTCGGCAAATGATTACGCAACTCTACAAGATGTCATCACGCACTATCTTGAAGGCCAGCACGTAACTGTTGATGAAGCTTGTATTGCCATTGCTTGTCCTATAACAAATGACTGGGTTGACATGACTAATCATAGTTGGGCATTTTCGATAAACTCGATGAAGCTAAACCTTGGTCTTACACATCTTGAGGTCATTAATGATTTCAAAGCTGTTTCCATGTCTATTCCAATGTTGAAAGATTCAGACTTGCTAAAACTTGGTGGTGGGAATCCAGAGCGAAATAAACCGGTAGCCGTTTATGGTGCCGGTACCGGTTTAGGGGTTTGCCATCTTATACAGTCTGAGAATCAAGTTATCAGCCTTCCAGGCGAAGGTGGCCATGTTGATTTTGCCCCGAACAGCGAAGAAGAAGATCGCATACTCTCCGTGCTGAGAAAAGATCATGGCCGTATTTCATACGAGCGAGTACTATCTGGTCCTGGGCTAGTTAATCTATATAAGGGTATTGTAAAAGTCGATGGAAGAATTCCAGAGAAACTCAAACCAAAGGACATCACTGACCGAGCTTTAGCTAACGAATGTGTAGACTGCCGCCGCGCGCTCAGCCTTTTCTGCATTTTATTAGGTCGATTTGGTGGCAATCTGGCTCTGACTATGGGGACCTTTGGTGGAGTATATATTGCTGGCGGGATTGTTCCACGCTTCCTGGAGTTTTTCAAATCATCAGGATTTAGGAATGCATTTGAAGATAAAGGTCGCTTCTGCGAATATCTCAAAGATATCCCGGTGTTCTTAATAACTAATCCTCAGCCAGGACTATTGGGTGCGGGTGCACATATGCGTCAATTTCTTGGTTATTCATTAAATTAA
- a CDS encoding DUF554 domain-containing protein, giving the protein MIIGPYINSIAIIVGAVGGSLLSPWIPRRLNEGMPLMFGICSMAMSVILIMDTVNMPVLVLSGILGALTGELIRLEKKINKIATKAKYSIESILPKPRGEITNEEFLNIFVALIILFGASGTGIVGAMNEGMNGNSSVLVTKSFMDFFCAVLFATRLGYSVAILFVPQLIIQLLLAYSAVLLLPLTTTVMRNDFYAVGGLVMMATGLRICGIKMFPVANMLPALLWAMPLSWLWTNFFK; this is encoded by the coding sequence GTGATTATTGGCCCATATATAAATAGTATTGCAATTATCGTAGGCGCAGTAGGCGGAAGTCTTTTATCACCTTGGATCCCCCGACGTCTTAATGAAGGTATGCCATTAATGTTCGGCATTTGTTCAATGGCAATGTCAGTTATATTAATAATGGATACCGTCAACATGCCTGTGCTGGTATTATCTGGCATCCTAGGAGCCCTCACTGGTGAATTAATAAGGCTTGAAAAGAAAATAAATAAAATTGCCACAAAAGCCAAATACAGTATAGAATCGATTTTACCCAAACCTCGAGGAGAAATAACAAACGAGGAGTTTTTGAATATTTTCGTAGCTTTAATTATTTTATTCGGAGCCAGTGGAACTGGCATTGTCGGCGCAATGAACGAGGGTATGAACGGAAATTCCTCCGTGCTTGTTACTAAATCGTTCATGGATTTTTTCTGTGCCGTACTTTTTGCAACTAGACTCGGCTACTCAGTAGCCATCCTTTTTGTTCCACAGTTGATTATTCAGTTACTACTTGCATATAGTGCAGTTTTACTTCTGCCACTAACGACTACAGTTATGCGCAACGATTTCTATGCGGTTGGAGGCTTGGTAATGATGGCAACAGGGTTGAGAATTTGCGGCATTAAGATGTTTCCAGTAGCCAATATGCTTCCTGCATTATTGTGGGCAATGCCCCTATCCTGGCTTTGGACTAATTTTTTTAAATGA
- a CDS encoding ROK family transcriptional regulator translates to MEIGNYTKKQNSVALVREFLLKEGPQSQASISRKTGLSPAMVNYVVKKLRELGHAELHWVNGRECLVSLIYKKGLYFSVLVSIDKITCVLFLFELEKKITLVYPVAQDAPEENNPYTVVKIINSILDENELTITDVSGIAISIIAPLDINSETIISWSAGRLPGWRDIKIKSFFENELKIPVVIGNDANHSTMAEWVWGVGRGIDNFVYIACSKQIGGGIIINNHIYKGGNGMAAEFGHLIIDNSGPVCFCGCRGCLNTFISERAIIMNLSKSESYKNSLNEIILAASDGDAACQRVLFEAGRDLGKALANIAKILAPGVIAIGGDLSTAGPLFFDSLMATIEEHNLGAVSTTIDFKLAQLTNQPEILGGIAALLEQNNQGMNHLPDWMK, encoded by the coding sequence ATGGAGATAGGTAATTACACAAAAAAACAAAACAGCGTTGCTTTAGTGCGTGAATTTTTGCTCAAAGAAGGTCCTCAATCTCAAGCTTCCATATCTAGGAAAACTGGGTTATCACCCGCTATGGTAAATTATGTCGTTAAAAAACTGCGTGAATTAGGTCATGCAGAACTACATTGGGTCAATGGCAGGGAATGTCTTGTATCGTTAATATACAAGAAAGGTTTATATTTCTCTGTATTGGTATCTATAGATAAAATTACCTGTGTGCTTTTTTTGTTTGAGTTGGAAAAAAAAATTACCCTTGTATATCCTGTAGCACAAGATGCACCTGAGGAAAACAATCCATATACGGTTGTTAAAATTATTAATTCTATTCTCGACGAAAACGAATTGACTATTACGGATGTCTCTGGGATCGCTATAAGCATTATAGCCCCGCTCGATATTAATAGCGAAACTATCATTTCATGGTCAGCTGGTCGATTACCGGGATGGCGTGATATTAAGATTAAGTCCTTCTTCGAAAATGAATTAAAAATCCCGGTTGTTATAGGTAACGATGCTAACCATTCGACGATGGCTGAATGGGTATGGGGTGTTGGTCGAGGTATTGATAATTTTGTTTATATTGCGTGCTCCAAGCAAATAGGTGGTGGAATTATTATCAATAACCATATCTATAAAGGTGGAAATGGTATGGCTGCAGAGTTTGGTCATCTGATCATCGATAATTCAGGACCAGTTTGTTTTTGCGGATGCCGAGGCTGTCTCAATACCTTCATTTCAGAGCGGGCAATTATAATGAATTTATCAAAATCAGAGAGTTATAAGAATTCTTTAAATGAGATAATTCTAGCTGCTTCTGATGGTGACGCCGCATGTCAGCGGGTGTTGTTTGAAGCTGGCAGAGATCTTGGCAAAGCTTTAGCAAACATAGCGAAAATTTTAGCCCCAGGAGTGATTGCGATAGGCGGTGATCTTTCGACCGCAGGGCCATTATTTTTTGATAGTCTTATGGCTACTATTGAAGAACATAACCTTGGCGCAGTCTCAACAACCATTGATTTTAAACTCGCTCAACTGACAAACCAACCTGAAATACTGGGTGGTATTGCTGCTCTGCTGGAGCAAAACAACCAAGGAATGAATCATCTTCCTGACTGGATGAAGTGA